In Epinephelus fuscoguttatus linkage group LG6, E.fuscoguttatus.final_Chr_v1, the DNA window GTGATGTGCACTCtgtcactgtatgtgtgtgcaggcgAACTCTCTGTACTTGGCGAGTAGTTGAGTGCggtgtatttgacagagttggGATTTTAGTGTGCAGAGATGCCACCGAAACGTTTAAAAGTACAGCTATACTACACGCCACTCCATTCACATgatgaataaattaatgaaatacTCTACTTGTACTGTTATCATGATTGTTTAAATGACACGCAGCCCTATTTTTAATGCTGATAAATGATGATGCtttttctaaaaaacaaaacaaaactgaaaaagatattttttagcaaaatgattgtgtgtttgtttggtcaCACTTCGAAAACAAACAATCCAGTTTTACCTGATTCTACGCTCTGCTCCCAGACGTGAACGTATCTGATTATCACATTAAAAGGACAAAGCTTTAAAACTATTATGCACAAAGTTTATATCTTTATAGTAATTGCTGTGCTTGCGTTGGCAGTACTCAGTTACAGTGCAGTATCAGCACTTGGACCTGATACAGGTTGTCTGTAACCACTTTGAGTTGTTTGCAGTATATAGCATCGGGGTGCTTGTCTGTGTAACCATCTCCAATCTAAAAGCCCACTGTAGGAGGAAAACTGACCTCGTATTCAAGACTGATAAATATTTACTAAACAGTAGAAACAGTCTGGATCCCTACAATATAAGCTACTGTATGTCTATTTGTGTGCATGTTCCTGTTTCAGGAAGGCTCTTAAATGCCTGTtgagttgtgtgtgttgtataatAAATATAGCCATAGCCTCTGTTCATAAATATATGTGTGGAGTGTGACTGGCATTTGTTTACAAAGAGTGGTTTGTAGCACctattgttgtcattgttgtatTTACCCATCTGGTGCAAGCCAACTGTTTTTCACTCTTTGCATTTCTCTTCATCATGGGTCTCTTCTTCAGCACTGTATTTTTAAGTCACTCTCCCAAAGATGCTCTCCCATCGTCTCCCTTATCTCATTTGGGGCTGAGAACACCGTGTTCCAGcttggtgctgctgctgcggccccAGCAGCCGGCTGTGATGCTCATGCTGCGCTGCGTTGCTCCCTGGCTGTAGCTGTGAGCGCACTCCAGCCGCTCTCGCTCCAGCCGCTCGCCGTCGGATTGGCTCTGTGTGCGTTCTGGCCTGTTGTGGATGTTGCCTGTTGGGGAGCTGGGGGCCGGCTGGGAGGAGATGGTGCGCAGCAGGTGGTTCCTCTTCCTTAGGAAGTCGCTGTTTGCACCCAAGCCGAAGCTGCCTTTACGCAGGACCATGCGTGCGCTGCTGGACTTGGCTGGCCGAGAGCGGTGGCTGTACTCCAGCTGTGACAAATGAGCTGCATATCCTTCTGTGATAAACTGTTGAGAGCATCAGGGAGAAGAGGAACCATCAGCTATAAAgaatcagacatttttttttacactctgGTTTAGTTAACttatattttttcattcagTCAAATGTGTTATTAATCAGTGACAGTGGCAGTGTTAGACCTGTTAAATCATTCCTATTTCACACATAGTTCCTGATAAATTACTGGGATGAACCTTTAGACGCAGCTGGTTTTCACTATTAACACATGTGCTACATTAAGGAACATTGCCGTCTTGCACTTTTCACACCTGCCATGGCAATGCCAGATTAGATGGGGCAAGGGACAGTTCAGCAGATGGCGGTAATGCAACTGTTTTGGATGGCAACAGACATAAAACTCAACAGAAGTCTATGTCAGAAGTCACATGTATGTGACGTGATAGatgtattttagtattttttggAACATGGCAGGCGAGGAAATGTTTCTGTCTGGAGCCAGTATTCTTGTAATGTATTTAATATAATGTTTGAGGGGCCTCAGCCAGCCTTGGATATCAGTCCAGAAACCTGCAACATAATAGCTGCAGAAAAACCAGTGCAACTGGTCTTCCTCTTGCTCACTGCAGAATCTACATAGTTATGATTTGTCAATGTTAAACATAtgaagttgttttttagtgGCAATAATTTTATAGAAAATCTTCAGTTGAAAAATTCTGGAGTAAGAATTGATTGCCATTTCGGAAACTGttcaaaaaaaattgtttccaGGGAATCACAATGTCAAATTCATCTTCCCAAGAAGAACAGATTGCATGAGGGAAGGCAGTAAGACCGCTACAgtgtgaaataaaatgatcaattattttatttatctttattctgGATAGatatttcttttattaaaaggtctgattttttgcagtgtgatcCCAGTCTGAACAGACCTAGCGGTTTCATGTAACTTTTGCGTCACCCACAGACAGGTTGACTGTACTGAGTCTTGTGGAGAGGCACTGACAGATTTAATTAAAAGTAGCCCTTGACATCCTGCAATTTTGGATGAAATCTGTTTCAGTGGAGAGATTTACGTCATTAACCCACCACTCCTGGCTCTCTCCATCAACATACACCTCCGTACAGAAGCAGCAGCCAGTGCTCTACAAAAAGCCATCATTAAAAAtttgtctctttctcctcatcatcGCCCTCGTTATCATCTGCTCATGAATTCACTGGCTTCCACCAAATATCAACTTCTAAACGAAACCATGAACGCAGACTTCAGTGGCCTCCATGTTTGCTTCTGTACAACAGCATGCTGCATGTGACGTCTTTGTtttcaataagctttattggcatgacatttttttaagtgttaaCAAAGTACAATTGCAGTTTAAGACAGatagagaagaggagagaggaaatagGATAGCAGAGAGTagacagaagagaggagaggagaagagatagaggagagaagagcagagaggagacagaagagaggagaggaaagagaggagaggagaagagatagaggagagaagagcagagaggagatagaagagaggagagaggaattaggatagaggagaggagagaggagataaaagagaggaggggatatagaggagaggaaaggggagatagaagagaggaaagaggagatagaagagaggagaggatatagaagagaggaaagaggagatagaggagaggagagaggagacagatgaGTGGAGAGGAGATaaaggaaagaggagaagagcagagaggagataGAAGACAGAAGAGAGGAGATAGAAGAGAGGAGATAGGacagatgagaggagaggagaggagaggagaggaggggagaggaggggagaggagaggagaggagaggagactgGAATCTGACATTCGTCCTATTTAAAAAATTATGCGAGcaaccgaaaaaaaaaaaaaatcagatctgACCAAAAATCTGAATTGAGCAATAAGGTTGCAGTGTGAATGTAGCCTCAGTCTTGAGGTAAGAAATCAGTGGTACAGATTTCCCTGAATAACAATCCCTGCTCTCATGCAGGAAATGTTCCTGAACATTTCTGGAACAGTCTGTGGGTGTGAAAGGTGCCTAATTTCCATCTAGGTTTTAGGTACTTACTTTAGTATCCTTGATATAGAAATGGAATATCAATTTGAAAAGCGAGATAAATTCCCCAAGTCATGCATTAAATAATAATCCAATGGTACCTGGCACTGGTGCTGCATCTTCTTGGACGGTCTACCGACAATGTATATTTGGGAAGGAGGGAGGCCAATGGAGGTGTAGACTGAGATGTCTTTGGTTGATCCGTAGCCAGCGAAAATCTTCAAGTGTGCCTGAAATCAGTCAAATGAACAAAAGCACTGTTTGCATTGCTTATTCTTTCCACAAAGACCAAGACAACAAATGTACAAACTATAGTATTTATAAAACTGCACTGACCTCTGTCAGCGACTTGAGGAAGTTGGCCTTGTGTCTGAGCGGGTCGTGGACCAGGCCGTCACAGAAGGAGACAATGCCATGAGGGAAGTTGTGCTGAGATAACCAAGCCACGACCCGCTGCTTCTGCATGTCGGGTCGTCCTGTCACATAGATGATCAAATAGCCTAAATCCTGCCAGTGCCTGCAATGAGGAGGAACGAGATAACACACAAGTAAGACACAAATAACAACGCTACACGCTAATGTGCTTCAGTCTGAAAGAGACTGTTGTTTCAAACCCAGGaaaacaggagaagaagaggagcagagaggtaCCTGACAACATCCACAGCTCCTGCCCGCACTTTGGGATCACTGCCCATGATTGACACGCTGGCAGCAAATGACCCGTCGATGCTGAACACCACAAACTCCGTGCCACGTGGAATAACTGTCAGGTAGCTGTCTGCAAATGTGTGGTCGCCCCTGaggaatgaaaacaacaacagagagtgAGAAAATTATTACATTACTACTTACAGAACATAGACTGTACATAAGAGCAtgtcatattcatattcaaatcAGAACAGACGGGTGCactccatttagctgctttggtTTCAGGATCTTGTTATTGTGCACCCTGTCTCACTGTCACGCCGTCATGATTTACTGTGACACTTGAACTGAACAGGGCCATTGTTATTATTAGAAACACCTGTGCTTTGCCTGCCACGagaagtcaaaatgtctgccatgaaAATGAGAAGGTCAAACTCATCTCACCTGacaaccattttgaccgggTAGACCCCGATACCCAGACGTTTGTCCTCTGGGATGACAAAAGACACACGGCCGCTGCTGTTGGTCACTTCTGTGTTGAAGTACACCCACTCTCCTGATGGAGGCTGGGTCATGATGTGGAGGTCAACCTGTGCAGGATTACAAACATGTGAGCGCAAACTACACAGGCATTGCTGACAccagtctgtgtgtgctgtCGTGGTGGCAAAAGAGAGATCACCTTCTCCCCGGCCAAAGTGACCATGTCCAGAGGGCCATACATAAAGCGGCCGGTCACGACCTGCTGGGAGTCTTCTGTGAACACGGCGTCATTTACACGATGGTTAGCAGTCACGTTCTGTCAAAGGAGTAAAAGAAGTATACATgctgaaatgttattttctccatgcctttaaaggaatactacaCCCATAACATGATTGTTTGTACATCAGTTACTCTCCTGAAGTTATGTTGAAATATGTGAAGATAATTCacgaaaaaaaaaccaaaaaacagaaaagaaaatcattttCCTCACAGATTCAACGTAACaaggggtgagtaactgatttacaaatgatcGTGGTGTGAGTGAAGCATTCCtctaacaaaaaaatgtaatgtcgagtgtcttaaaaaatgtcagattGACATTTGAGATCTGACACCGACGTTTATTGATCTGATGCCTACCCTGATCTTCACATGGGTCCTCTTGCGGAGCCACTTCTCCCGAGGTTTGGAGGGAGTGAATTCAGACACTTCCTTCCCATCGAGTTCCAGGATGCTGGAGTTGTCATGCCTCATGACCTACAGGAAACATTTCAATGACTCACCCTCAGTATCTCTGAAGAGGACCAACCACCTGCTGATCACTTATTGACAGGCCATAAAGAGTGGCAGGTATTCTAACGCTGACTCACCTGTCTCAGGAGGAAAGACACAACATCGGTGGACTCCCAATATGATGCGTGGAAGAGGTGCGGTAAAGCCACTGTGGGGAAAGCGGTCAGAGCATCGGGGCAGTACAGGGCGAAATCCAGCCGCTTTGTGCCCCACCAACGTGCTGCAACTGCGATGGGGATGGAGCGAATAGGGTGCAGATATGTAAGGTGAGACTGTTAGACTCAGTGTGAGGTATGCGATGCCACACAAAGGTGCAACACCCCTGATGCCAAAACCAAAATTTCAGTTTCAAACCACAACTATCACCGATCCCAGAAGTTCTGCagctaaaagaaggaaagcaGGAGTTTATAATTTTTGTTAAGTGtaggaggaagaaaaagataGTTAGAACTGACACATGATTATATGAGCATGTGGTTATTCATGTTAGTGGACATGGAAAAAAAGATTATGGATTTGGAAAGCTCTGGATTTATACATACATGATTCCTCATTATAAAGGTGGTTGCCTTAAATCTTTATGAATTTAATTGTGACAGGTAAAGGAAAGGAAGAAGAGGTTTTCTGGAAGAGCAGGACtgagtttttggatttggacaCACAGTAAGGAACAGCACACAGAAAAGACCAACAGCCTCACGATGACTTCAGAAGTCCCCTCCCTTAGAAGAATACCTTGGTCCACTTCAGCCTGGGAGTCCAGTGAGACCAGATCAGATATAGCACAGTCCAGCCCAGCTGACAGGCAGTTCTCGTACTGGCCAATGGGACTTAGAGTTTCACTAGTCTCACTGTCCAGATCTGCCACTAGATCGGCGTCAGGAGATCCCGCAGCCTGACCAGCAGCCACTGCTTTCTTACGGGATTTAGGAGGACTTTTCAGGAAGAATTTGTTTGGCGATGAAAGGGCGAGTTGTGACAAAAGGCTTAACTTTTTGGACTGGTTAATTTGGCATGACTTGGCTATGGgggagaaaacaaagacaaagaaatcaTGTAAAAATTGGATGCATGTTGGTATGAGACAGTTTATGACAGTTAAAACAGTTTGAAGCGTGATGTTGGGATGGGTCCAGAGTCAGTAAGCTGCTTCAAACAGAACTGTGAAAGCTGAAAAATCATTGTTAGTACAGCAGTTAAGGCAGGAGGGCAGGGTGATACTGTTGAAGGTCTCCTGATAGCCTGTATCGCATGAGCAAAAaatctgttatcattagttcaCGTGCATCCCCAGGGTTGTACTGTAGGTGCTAAAGCGGCAGTGTGCGGAACAACAACGTGAGGTACATAAAAATGCTCTGGTAACAAAAGTGAAATAGTGAGGAGGGAGGACAGTTtcacataaaacacaacagaatACCGATCATCTCAGCAAACACTGCAGTAAGGAGTGGACAATGTGAGAATGGCAGAGGGAGGCAGGTGTCCACATGCATTGCAACATCAGATAAATGCAGCACTCGTTCATTGCATTTACATTTAGACAGTGGATAagagtcagacagacagtgaaaaGTGGCGCTAAACTTGCTCTTCTTCAGGACTCAGCTTGCTCGTATTTGGGATTTTAAACTTCAACAAGATGGAGAAAACGCTCTGCACGACAGTCTGGATACACTGCAGGTGTTAAGTCTATCTGAGCAGAAGTAGAGACAGGAGCTATCTGGCTGACTAGACTGCTCCAGCTGGAgtgcagggtgtgtgtgtggagtcagAGTAACGGGGCTGAAAGGGAAGATGGGGGAGGAGAGTCGGaaaaaggaaagacagaaatataGAGGAGATttagacagaaagaaagagggggaaTAAttagagcagtgtgtgtgtgagtggaaggcagagagatagagaggctTGGTGGTATTGAGAACACTTACTGTTGGCTATGTTGGTGGCAGTGTAACTGTCTGCCATTCCTGAGACCTGGCTGGCAATGCTGACCTCACTGGCCCTCCGCTGGCCCCGGGAGAGGGGGCCCGTTACGGGGGATGAGGGGTACGAACTGTCCATGAAGACACCACCATGAGACTGAACAACATCCGCTATTGAGCCGAAACAAGGAGATCCCATTAGACAGAGACACAGGTAAGGCGAACTCACAGTGATGAGGGGGAGGGAGATGTGGGTtcaggcagcagcagagaaatgtGACGGCAGGCACCATGGTTTCAGAGGACATGTGAAACCAAAGGGTGGCCATGTGGCGGCCAAGGTCAGATTTCTGCAACCGACCAGTGGGAACACGGGCGCATGAGTACATAAAACACTCAAAATCACAAATGCCCACATCTGTTACAGTCACACCTACGTGTTAGTATCTCTTATGAAGATGCTTTTACATCTAACAGCAaggtcagtgtttcccacataATTAGAATCTATGTGTGGCGGCAGGAGTGATCAGTCTATGTTCCCTCTCTGAATTCAGAGGTTTTGCTGGTCCGTGAACGCAGCACAGGCAGAACTCTTGTTGAGTTTGAGTTGCTGGGTGAAGAATAAATCAGTCAGATCAATCAGGGCTGATCAGATtagaggagcagcagctgctgaggTAATTGGAAGCACATTTTAGACCCAGCGCTGGACCGCCGGATGCCTGGTTTTCATGGGAACATGGGCGGTTTCATCTAAACTAAAAAAAGAGAGCTGTtctaagacaaaaaaatgttgctttatTTCTACATAAATTAACAAATGATTAAGCTTCTCTGTGCCTGGCGTTCTGCTGCTtcgtctgtgcccagagtacacGCTGTGCTCCAGTATATATATTCCAGCAGCGCTCCAAATTAACACTGCAGCTCCAAATATAGAAGATCAATATCGTGAcgagctgccacaaataaattaatatttggGAAACTCTGAAAGTAATATCATTTTAAACTCTTTAGAGCTGGAGATTTTACTAAATCAGATGACCTCTGACCATTAACACAAGTAGAAACATATGGAACAGTGTATTTGGGACGTATAGATCGAGCTCCATGTACTGTACACTGTGCAAACACAACATCACAAGCAACACAATCCTCACATTAAAACGTCTCTGAAATTCGGATGATTGTAGAAAAACCATCTGCCGACATTAACAATTTGATAATATGGAagtgatgcacacacactgaaacccagttaaaaaaaacacacagcacaaacacaaatgctCGCGTCCTCCAAACATTGTACGTGACACGAATATATGATGGCGACAACGAAATGGAACACCACATGAGATGCTTAGCAGATTTTTCAAAGTATTTCCATGGCAAGATGTAAGAGTTTTGTATTATTTCTATTTCAAATTTAAGAGCCCAAGAATTTAACCAAGAAATTTAACAACTTATACGATGTAGTTATGATAAACACTAAATGCTACAAGTAAAGGTAGTAAAGGCTCTTGACTCTTGAAACAACAGCAATGGGAATACTCAGAAAGGAAACACGACAGGTATAAATCTGAGCATCTTGGACGTGACAGCaagaacaaacagacaaaaaaaccaCGGTGAATGGGGGTGAGGACAGATGCAGGTGAATGGGAGAGGCTACACACACTCCACAGTGGCGGGTGTGGCTTTGAGGGAGCCCTCCTGCCAGTTTAGCACAGGCACAGGGATGCAGGTCTCACTGATGGTCTCCTGACAGCGAAGGGACAGGGGAGGCCCGCTGTCAAGTAGCAGCTGAGCGTTGCTCTGGACTGTCTCCACTacagagggaggtggaggggcaGAGGGGGCAGAGGTCAAGAGGGGGGGATATTTGGAGGTAGAGAGTCACGTACACAGATATGGGGACAGGAGGccgagagaggaggagggaaagaagacagggaagacacaaaaacatatgaaGCAAGAACAACTGAACATGAGACAAGAAAGCAGAGTCAAGCCCTTAGTCGAGCCCATTTCTTTTGAATCGCAACTTCTGGTCAGCCATAAAGCTACACTAAGGTTTTAAAAACCCTGGAATTTGCTAGTCAAAAAACCATTTGCAAATACTTAACTCAAAAATGATCTTAAATTTGTCTTTAAAACTTTATCTGTCCTGAAAAGTTTGCTAATAAGTTAAACAAGGCAGACCTGAGGATATTCAGGATGAAAACTACTCTGAAACATTAAAGCCCTGGCCTGAAGTCCATACAAAATATCGCTATGCTTATACAGCTTAATAACCCTCATGGCTTTTTATTAATTACCTTACTCATGTCTGTGTACTTTTCCCTGGTGAATCATGGACAGATGTTTGTATAAAAAGGGTAGGGTGGGCCTCTAAGGGTTACTCCACTACAATGAGTGTCCAAACAGAAAACCACCAGCAGGACTATGACCACATTTAGATGAATAAACCGCTTCACAAAAGATGCTGAAGCACAAACAgtagaaaaatgtttcatttttctttgaGACAGTGTTTACTGTGTGGGGAGGAACTCATCGAGTGCTACTCAGATGTCTTTAAGGCATGTGTTCACTAAGGCAAGCATCCCTGGGGAACAGGACAGTGCGTTACAATCAGTGTCTGAAGCATCAGCTGATGTGaccttaaagggtaacttctgtatttttcaacctgaaatggatttttccatgtttttgtgtccaagtaaCTAATGAGAGCGACAggttttgaaactggtccagtattgaatgAGAGGGCTGCAACAGACAGTAGTgatacaggctgcaatgtaacaagtgcttgttttaataaatgttttatctaTAGGGGTACTTTCCATAACATTGTCAGACACACAatacaatctgagcctgtcagtggcaaaaataagAACTCTAAGAGGACGTAAACTGATGGCGCAAATATGCCACTGTCGCCTGTTTGTGGTTGTCGGCTGCAGCTCTCTCCCTAAATATTGAACCAATTTCCAAAAATATTGTTCCCATTAGTttttttgacacagaaacatgggaaaacGGGGTCCAAGTTCAACAATACAGAAGCTACCCTTTAAGTTAAAAGGAGAAATTAAACAGCCATTTCATTACAGGGAATTTTGCatttgtgtctgtgcatgtgaaTCAAAATCAGACGTACATCAACTATTCTAAACCGTAATCCATGACTGGATATATATACTTATTTGATATGACTGAGGCTTTTATACATCATCAGTGTTGAGGGCTCACCCAGTAGGGCGGAGTTTCCATCTCCCAGGGGAAAGCGTTGGTAACGGGGTACATTGAAGGGAGGCAGGAGGTGAAACTTCCTCTCCAGCAGAGGCTCCAGGCGGGAGGCTGAGGGATCAGCTGGGTGGAACAGGTTATAGACCTGCTGACAGGCAGGCCGCAGCTGGGCCACTAGGGGGAGAAATCGAACCAAAGACATGAGACAGGAGAGTAGAGTGGGTCCATCTTCCCTCAGACTTTCTTTAGGTATGTCCTTTCTTAAGAACATACGAGGTTTGGTAGCTTTTAAATACTGCTTATGATGCCAGGACATATAATTAATATTTGATGATGAAAAATAACTTTGTAGTCAGaaaggttattttttttaactcttgcaaaatgtgtcattaaCAACATTAATTTCATTCTAACCTCTGTCTAAATTAGCTTACCATCCAACATAGGAATGACAGTCTTTCTCAGGGCAAGAACCAAGCCCAGTGGAGAGCCAAACAGGAAAAAGTCGGACACCTCAAAGTCAAACTTCCCCAGGGAGCCCCCATCCAGCATCGTGCTGCTGCTCGACCTGCGTGACACAGCATCACTCCGCAGAACACTGGAGTGTAAGCTGGAAGGACAGCACAAAGTCATTTCCTCTTgtagaattaaaaataaatcacattcagtgcaaaaaaacaagaacTGGACTGAGGTTGTCTCTAAGGTAACGATTTTTGTCATCCCACACACCTGGTCAGGAAGGCCTGGTGCTGTTTTATTGTGT includes these proteins:
- the LOC125889645 gene encoding membrane-associated phosphatidylinositol transfer protein 2-like isoform X2 codes for the protein MLIKEYRIPMPMSVEEYRIAQLYMIQKKSREESCGEGSGVEILENKPYTDGPGGTGQYTHKVYHIGMHIPSWFRSILPKAALRVEEESWNAYPYTRTRYTCPFVEKFSIDIETYYKPDTGNQADVFNMSAVEKRQRTIDPIDIVTDPIPPHEYKAEEDTRLYKSAKTQRGPLRDDWIEEYNNNPGKTPIMCAYKLCKVEFRYWGMQSKIERFIHDVGLRKVMVRAHRQAWCWQDEWYGLTMEDIRQLELETQLALATKMAQFSQAEEATEANGGAPSPDKDQEAKEAISSIEAEEVVVSSGGETLQPRGVLTKQWSTSSRSSRSSKRGVSPSRHSISEWRMQSIARDSDDSSDEEFFDAHEDLSDGEEVLPKEIAKWNSNDLMDKIEAADTEETPGELFKEMTVDYERATSEERLDEESSSQQCLQPSKIHVLILVLHGGNILDTGGGDQNSKQADVNTISSAFDTVMRVHYPAALGRIAIRLVPCPAICAEAFSLVSNLSPYSYDEGCLSSSQDHIPLAALPLLATSSPQYQEAMATVIVRANQVYTDFIKSLDGAAFSGQVCLIGDCVGGILGFDALCSSNQTVNESQNSSRRGSVVSVQDQDLLSPGIIVNSGHGSASPTLEGSRHLSRSNIDIPRAAAGDDTKRQLPRKRSDSSTYELDTIKQHQAFLTSLHSSVLRSDAVSRRSSSSTMLDGGSLGKFDFEVSDFFLFGSPLGLVLALRKTVIPMLDVAQLRPACQQVYNLFHPADPSASRLEPLLERKFHLLPPFNVPRYQRFPLGDGNSALLADVVQSHGGVFMDSSYPSSPVTGPLSRGQRRASEVSIASQVSGMADSYTATNIANTKSCQINQSKKLSLLSQLALSSPNKFFLKSPPKSRKKAVAAGQAAGSPDADLVADLDSETSETLSPIGQYENCLSAGLDCAISDLVSLDSQAEVDQVAARWWGTKRLDFALYCPDALTAFPTVALPHLFHASYWESTDVVSFLLRQVMRHDNSSILELDGKEVSEFTPSKPREKWLRKRTHVKIRNVTANHRVNDAVFTEDSQQVVTGRFMYGPLDMVTLAGEKVDLHIMTQPPSGEWVYFNTEVTNSSGRVSFVIPEDKRLGIGVYPVKMVVRGDHTFADSYLTVIPRGTEFVVFSIDGSFAASVSIMGSDPKVRAGAVDVVRHWQDLGYLIIYVTGRPDMQKQRVVAWLSQHNFPHGIVSFCDGLVHDPLRHKANFLKSLTEAHLKIFAGYGSTKDISVYTSIGLPPSQIYIVGRPSKKMQHQCQFITEGYAAHLSQLEYSHRSRPAKSSSARMVLRKGSFGLGANSDFLRKRNHLLRTISSQPAPSSPTGNIHNRPERTQSQSDGERLERERLECAHSYSQGATQRSMSITAGCWGRSSSTKLEHGVLSPK
- the LOC125889645 gene encoding membrane-associated phosphatidylinositol transfer protein 2-like isoform X3; protein product: MLIKEYRIPMPMSVEEYRIAQLYMIQKKSREESCGEGSGVEILENKPYTDGPGGTGQYTHKVYHIGMHIPSWFRSILPKAALRVEEESWNAYPYTRTRYTCPFVEKFSIDIETYYKPDTGNQADVFNMSAVEKRQRTIDPIDIVTDPIPPHEYKAEEDTRLYKSAKTQRGPLRDDWIEEYNNNPGKTPIMCAYKLCKVEFRYWGMQSKIERFIHDVGLRKVMVRAHRQAWCWQDEWYGLTMEDIRQLELETQLALATKMAQFSQAEEATEANGGAPSPDKDQEAKEAISSIEAEEVVVSSGGETLQPRGVLTKQWSTSSRSSRSSKRGVSPSRHSISEWRMQSIARDSDDSSDEEFFDAHEDLSDGEEVLPKEIAKWNSNDLMDKIEAADTEETPGELFKEMTVDYERATSEERLDEESSSQQCLQPSKIHVLILVLHGGNILDTGGGDQNSKQADVNTISSAFDTVMRVHYPAALGRIAIRLVPCPAICAEAFSLVSNLSPYSYDEGCLSSSQDHIPLAALPLLATSSPQYQEAMATVIVRANQVYTDFIKSLDGAAFSGQVCLIGDCVGGILGFDALCSSNQTVNESQNSSRRGSVVSVQDQDLLSPGIIVNSGHGSASPTLEGSRHLSRSNIDIPRAAAGDDTKRQLPRKRSDSSTYELDTIKQHQAFLTSLHSSVLRSDAVSRRSSSSTMLDGGSLGKFDFEVSDFFLFGSPLGLVLALRKTVIPMLDVAQLRPACQQVYNLFHPADPSASRLEPLLERKFHLLPPFNVPRYQRFPLGDGNSALLVETVQSNAQLLLDSGPPLSLRCQETISETCIPVPVLNWQEGSLKATPATVESDVVQSHGGVFMDSSYPSSPVTGPLSRGQRRASEVSIASQVSGMADSYTATNIANIAARWWGTKRLDFALYCPDALTAFPTVALPHLFHASYWESTDVVSFLLRQVMRHDNSSILELDGKEVSEFTPSKPREKWLRKRTHVKIRNVTANHRVNDAVFTEDSQQVVTGRFMYGPLDMVTLAGEKVDLHIMTQPPSGEWVYFNTEVTNSSGRVSFVIPEDKRLGIGVYPVKMVVRGDHTFADSYLTVIPRGTEFVVFSIDGSFAASVSIMGSDPKVRAGAVDVVRHWQDLGYLIIYVTGRPDMQKQRVVAWLSQHNFPHGIVSFCDGLVHDPLRHKANFLKSLTEAHLKIFAGYGSTKDISVYTSIGLPPSQIYIVGRPSKKMQHQCQFITEGYAAHLSQLEYSHRSRPAKSSSARMVLRKGSFGLGANSDFLRKRNHLLRTISSQPAPSSPTGNIHNRPERTQSQSDGERLERERLECAHSYSQGATQRSMSITAGCWGRSSSTKLEHGVLSPK